The proteins below come from a single Solea solea chromosome 6, fSolSol10.1, whole genome shotgun sequence genomic window:
- the tkta gene encoding transketolase isoform X2, which produces MEDYHKPDQQTVQALRNIANRLRINSIKATTAAGSGHPTSCCSVAEIMSVLFFHTMKYHPQDPRNFNNDRFILSKGHAAPALYAMWVETGFLKETELLSLCQVDSMLESHQTPKQRFVDVTTGFLGQGLGVACGMAYTGKYFDKSSYRVYCLLGDGEMSEGSVWEAVSFASYYQLDNLVAIMDVNRLGQSDAAPLQHHVEKYQKRYEAFGWNTIIVDGHSVEELCKALSQPRYQPTAIIAKTIKGKGIPAAEDKLGWHAKPLPKDMAEMVTKDLQGRITNSSKRLYPTSPTEDSPPVSLRNIRMPSAPSYKAGEKIATRKAYGTALAKLGRYNERVVVVDGDTNNLTCSEIFKNEHPNRFVECYVAQQNMVSVAMGTAARDRNVVFASTLASLFTRAYDQLRMAAITESNINLCGSHCGLSIGEEGPSLMGLEDIAMFRALPTATIFCPSDGVATEKAVELAASTKGVCYIRTSRQDSAVIYNSNEDFHVGQAKVVYQSKDDQVTVVAAGVTLHEALAAAEHLKKERITVRVIDPFTIKPLDVKTIMDHTRATRGRVITVEDHYYEGGLGEAVCSAMVNQSGFNLQRLAVSHVPRSGKPQELLKVYGIDRDAISQAVRKMLSSSTNAK; this is translated from the exons ATGGAGGATTATCACAAACCTGACCAGCAGACAGTGCAGGCACTGAGGAACATCGCCAACCGCCTCCGGATCAACTCCATCAAGGCAACAACTGCAGCGGGCAGCGG ACACCCGACATCATGCTGCAGCGTGGCTGAGATCATGTCTGTGCTTTTCTTCCACACCATGAAGTATCATCCTCAGGATCCCAGGAACTTCAACAACGACCGCTTCATCCTGTCCAAG GGCCATGCTGCTCCGGCCCTGTACGCCATGTGGGTTGAAACAGGTTTCCTGAAGGAGACTGAGCTGCTCAGTCTGTGCCAGGTTGACTCGATGCTGGAGAGCCACCAGACCCCG AAGCAGCGATTTGTCGACGTAACCACTGGCTTCCTGGGGCAGGGTCTCGGTGTGGCTTGCGGGATGGCCTACACTGGGAAATATTTTGACAAGTCCAG TTACCGCGTGTATTGTCTGCTGGGGGATGGTGAGATGTCGGAGGGATCTGTGTGGGAAGCCGTGTCGTTTGCCTCGTACTACCAGCTTGACAACCTAGTGGCCATCATGGACGTCAACCGACTGGGCCAAAGTGACGCTGCACCGCTGCAGCATCACGTGGAGAAATATCAGAAACGTTATGAAGCTTTCGG cTGGAACACTATAATTGTGGATGGACACAGCGTGGAAGAGCTTTGCAAGGCTCTGAGTCAGCCACGCTATCAACCCACTGCAATCATTGCTAAAACCATCAAGGGCAAAGGAATTCCAG ctgcagaaGATAAGTTAGGCTGGCACGCCAAACCTCTGCCCAAAGACATGGCCGAGATGGTTACGAAGGATCTGCAGGGCCGCATCACCAACAGCAGCAAGCGCTTGTACCCGACGTCTCCCACAGAGGACTCCCCACCGGTCAGCCTGAGAAACATCAGAATGCCAAGTGCCCCGAGCTACAAGGCTGGAGAaaag ATTGCCACACGGAAAGCCTATGGCACGGCTTTGGCCAAGCTGGGCCGCTACAATGAGCGCGTGGTGGTCGTCGACGGAGACACCAACAACCTCACGTGCTCGGAGATCTTCAAGAACGAGCATCCCAACCGCTTTGTGGAGTGCTACGTTGCTCAGCAGAACATG GTCAGTGTTGCCATGGGAACCGCTGCGCGTGACAGGAACGTGGTGTTTGCCAGCACGCTGGCTTCCCTCTTTACGCGGGCCTACGATCAGCTCCGCATGGCAGCCATTACAGAGAGCAACATCAACCTGTGCGGCTCCCACTGTGGCCTCTCCATCG GAGAAGAAGGCCCCTCTCTGATGGGTCTGGAGGACATCGCCATGTTCAGGGCCCTTCCCACCGCGACCATTTTCTGTCCCAGCGACGGTGTCGCGACAGAGAAAGCTGTGGAACTGGCTGCAAGCACCAAG GGCGTTTGCTACATCCGCACCAGCCGCCAGGACAGTGCGGTCATCTACAACAGCAATGAGGACTTCCATGTTGGACAGGCAAAG GTGGTGTACCAGAGCAAGGACGACCAGGTGACTGTGGTGGCAGCTGGAGTGACTTTGCATGAGGCCCTGGCTGCAGCTGAGCATTTAAAGAAAG AGAGGATCACCGTCAGGGTCATCGACCCCTTCACCATCAAACCCCTGGATGTCAAAACCATCATGGATCACACACGTGCCACGCGGGGACGCGTCATCACTGTGGAGGATCACTACTATGAGG GTGGCCTTGGGGAGGCAGTGTGCTCAGCAATGGTCAATCAGTCCGGCTTCAACCTGCAGCGTCTGGCCGTGTCTCACGTTCCCCGCAGTGGCAAACCTCAGGAGCTGCTCAAGGTCTACGGCATCGACCGTGATGCCATCTCTCAGGCCGTGCGCAAGATGCTCAGCAGCTCCACCAACGCCAAGTAG
- the tkta gene encoding transketolase isoform X1: MEDYHKPDQQTVQALRNIANRLRINSIKATTAAGSGHPTSCCSVAEIMSVLFFHTMKYHPQDPRNFNNDRFILSKGHAAPALYAMWVETGFLKETELLSLCQVDSMLESHQTPVNCHNTTNNNLWNHHMETNCCVFVLCTFQKQRFVDVTTGFLGQGLGVACGMAYTGKYFDKSSYRVYCLLGDGEMSEGSVWEAVSFASYYQLDNLVAIMDVNRLGQSDAAPLQHHVEKYQKRYEAFGWNTIIVDGHSVEELCKALSQPRYQPTAIIAKTIKGKGIPAAEDKLGWHAKPLPKDMAEMVTKDLQGRITNSSKRLYPTSPTEDSPPVSLRNIRMPSAPSYKAGEKIATRKAYGTALAKLGRYNERVVVVDGDTNNLTCSEIFKNEHPNRFVECYVAQQNMVSVAMGTAARDRNVVFASTLASLFTRAYDQLRMAAITESNINLCGSHCGLSIGEEGPSLMGLEDIAMFRALPTATIFCPSDGVATEKAVELAASTKGVCYIRTSRQDSAVIYNSNEDFHVGQAKVVYQSKDDQVTVVAAGVTLHEALAAAEHLKKERITVRVIDPFTIKPLDVKTIMDHTRATRGRVITVEDHYYEGGLGEAVCSAMVNQSGFNLQRLAVSHVPRSGKPQELLKVYGIDRDAISQAVRKMLSSSTNAK; the protein is encoded by the exons ATGGAGGATTATCACAAACCTGACCAGCAGACAGTGCAGGCACTGAGGAACATCGCCAACCGCCTCCGGATCAACTCCATCAAGGCAACAACTGCAGCGGGCAGCGG ACACCCGACATCATGCTGCAGCGTGGCTGAGATCATGTCTGTGCTTTTCTTCCACACCATGAAGTATCATCCTCAGGATCCCAGGAACTTCAACAACGACCGCTTCATCCTGTCCAAG GGCCATGCTGCTCCGGCCCTGTACGCCATGTGGGTTGAAACAGGTTTCCTGAAGGAGACTGAGCTGCTCAGTCTGTGCCAGGTTGACTCGATGCTGGAGAGCCACCAGACCCCGGTAAACTGTCACAATACGACCAATAACAACCTCTGGAATCACCACATGGAAACcaactgttgtgtgtttgtgttgtgcacaTTTCAGAAGCAGCGATTTGTCGACGTAACCACTGGCTTCCTGGGGCAGGGTCTCGGTGTGGCTTGCGGGATGGCCTACACTGGGAAATATTTTGACAAGTCCAG TTACCGCGTGTATTGTCTGCTGGGGGATGGTGAGATGTCGGAGGGATCTGTGTGGGAAGCCGTGTCGTTTGCCTCGTACTACCAGCTTGACAACCTAGTGGCCATCATGGACGTCAACCGACTGGGCCAAAGTGACGCTGCACCGCTGCAGCATCACGTGGAGAAATATCAGAAACGTTATGAAGCTTTCGG cTGGAACACTATAATTGTGGATGGACACAGCGTGGAAGAGCTTTGCAAGGCTCTGAGTCAGCCACGCTATCAACCCACTGCAATCATTGCTAAAACCATCAAGGGCAAAGGAATTCCAG ctgcagaaGATAAGTTAGGCTGGCACGCCAAACCTCTGCCCAAAGACATGGCCGAGATGGTTACGAAGGATCTGCAGGGCCGCATCACCAACAGCAGCAAGCGCTTGTACCCGACGTCTCCCACAGAGGACTCCCCACCGGTCAGCCTGAGAAACATCAGAATGCCAAGTGCCCCGAGCTACAAGGCTGGAGAaaag ATTGCCACACGGAAAGCCTATGGCACGGCTTTGGCCAAGCTGGGCCGCTACAATGAGCGCGTGGTGGTCGTCGACGGAGACACCAACAACCTCACGTGCTCGGAGATCTTCAAGAACGAGCATCCCAACCGCTTTGTGGAGTGCTACGTTGCTCAGCAGAACATG GTCAGTGTTGCCATGGGAACCGCTGCGCGTGACAGGAACGTGGTGTTTGCCAGCACGCTGGCTTCCCTCTTTACGCGGGCCTACGATCAGCTCCGCATGGCAGCCATTACAGAGAGCAACATCAACCTGTGCGGCTCCCACTGTGGCCTCTCCATCG GAGAAGAAGGCCCCTCTCTGATGGGTCTGGAGGACATCGCCATGTTCAGGGCCCTTCCCACCGCGACCATTTTCTGTCCCAGCGACGGTGTCGCGACAGAGAAAGCTGTGGAACTGGCTGCAAGCACCAAG GGCGTTTGCTACATCCGCACCAGCCGCCAGGACAGTGCGGTCATCTACAACAGCAATGAGGACTTCCATGTTGGACAGGCAAAG GTGGTGTACCAGAGCAAGGACGACCAGGTGACTGTGGTGGCAGCTGGAGTGACTTTGCATGAGGCCCTGGCTGCAGCTGAGCATTTAAAGAAAG AGAGGATCACCGTCAGGGTCATCGACCCCTTCACCATCAAACCCCTGGATGTCAAAACCATCATGGATCACACACGTGCCACGCGGGGACGCGTCATCACTGTGGAGGATCACTACTATGAGG GTGGCCTTGGGGAGGCAGTGTGCTCAGCAATGGTCAATCAGTCCGGCTTCAACCTGCAGCGTCTGGCCGTGTCTCACGTTCCCCGCAGTGGCAAACCTCAGGAGCTGCTCAAGGTCTACGGCATCGACCGTGATGCCATCTCTCAGGCCGTGCGCAAGATGCTCAGCAGCTCCACCAACGCCAAGTAG